The Solanum lycopersicum chromosome 6, SLM_r2.1 genome has a window encoding:
- the LOC101248885 gene encoding hypersensitive-induced reaction 1 protein, translated as MGNLLGCVQVDQSTVAITEQFGKYQDVLQPGCHCLPWCFGFQLAGHLSLRVQQLDVRCETKTKDNVFVNVVASIQYRALADKANDAFYKLSNTKGQIQAYVFDVIRASVPKLNLDDVFEQKNEIAKAVEDELEKAMSAYGYEIVQTLIVDIEPDENVKRAMNEINAAARLRVAANEKAEAEKILQIKRAEGEAESKYLSGLGIARQRQAIVDGLRDSVLGFSVNVPGTSAKDVMDMVLLTQYFDTMKEIGASSKSSAVFLPHGPGAVRDVASQIRDGLLQASVNH; from the exons ATGGGCAATCTATTGGGCTGTGTACAAGTTGATCAATCCACCGTCGCAATTACAGAGCAGTTTGGCAAGTATCAAGATGTGCTTCAGCCAGGTTGCCACTGCCTGCCTTGGTGCTTCGGATTCCAGTTAGCTGGCCATCTCTCCCTCAGGGTGCAACAATTGGATGTTCGCTGCGAGACAAAGACAAAG GATAATGTGTTTGTCAATGTTGTGGCATCAATTCAGTACCGTGCCCTGGCAGACAAAGCAAATGATGCTTTCTACAAACTAAGCAACACTAAGGGTCAAATTCAGGCCTATGTTTTTGATG TCATTAGAGCAAGTGTTCCAAAACTCAATCTTGATGATGTTTTCGAGCAGAAAAATGAAATTGCCAAGGCTGTCGAGGATGAACTTGAGAAG GCTATGTCGGCTTATGGATATGAAATTGTTCAAACACTTATAGTTGATATAGAACCAGATGAGAATGTGAAGAGAGCTATGAATGAAATCAATGCTG CTGCTCGGCTGAGGGTGGCTGCTAATGAGAAAGCAGAGGCGGAGAAGATTTTGCAAATTAAGAGGGCTGAAGGAGAGGCAGAATCAAAGTATCTTTCAGGGTTAGGTATTGCACGACAGCGTCAAGCGATTGTGGATGGTTTGAGAGACAGCGTGCTCGGATTCTCAGTGAATGTGCCTGGAACCTCAGCAAAAGATGTAATGGACATGGTCCTTTTAACCCAGTACTTTGACACCATGAAAGAAATTGGCGCTTCCAGTAAATCATCTGCTGTCTTCCTTCCTCATGGGCCTGGTGCTGTAAGAGATGTGGCAAGCCAGATCCGCGATGGACTCCTTCAAGCTTCTGTGAACCATTAA